The following proteins are co-located in the Desulfatitalea tepidiphila genome:
- a CDS encoding MBL fold metallo-hydrolase: MSDKTNTVSRRDFFKGAAMGVMGGMLASMGIYSYSPWRKSHFPEVQRKLADIGACKSIKVTNISETSWFSNADLMGDIKGAGGLLVNQYDYNWAPFGDGTGLGKGSYEKGIAKIKHLLPDRLDEAWEIAEKLSVHPENAGGYAALIEVEALDGQKTKYLLDSGWSYKWTDECFRREGIDQMLRNREIKALFISHEHFDHYWGLPVTLKYDPTIPIYIPEGFYKEGMQYLKDSGHQGPLHVVKPGLNKMVPGFASYVFAIPIICRVYGEQSLYFNIKDKGLVSVTGCCHQSIIQFAETAYQEIKYDNDNLHGIYGGLHISPFEDWDPKYDDLVISLGKYGFEKIGCNHCTGIVCAKKFISAGYPVVKGTARFRSKDTAYLGNGDTISFGV, from the coding sequence ATGTCAGATAAAACCAATACCGTCAGCCGGCGTGATTTCTTCAAGGGGGCCGCCATGGGCGTCATGGGCGGCATGCTGGCGAGCATGGGCATCTACTCCTACTCGCCCTGGCGCAAAAGCCATTTTCCTGAAGTTCAGCGCAAACTGGCCGACATCGGCGCCTGCAAAAGCATCAAGGTCACCAATATCAGTGAAACCAGCTGGTTCAGCAATGCCGACCTGATGGGCGACATCAAAGGGGCCGGCGGCCTTCTGGTCAATCAGTATGACTACAACTGGGCGCCGTTCGGCGACGGCACCGGCCTGGGCAAAGGCTCCTATGAAAAGGGCATCGCCAAGATCAAGCACCTGTTGCCCGACCGCCTCGACGAGGCATGGGAGATTGCCGAAAAGCTGTCGGTCCATCCCGAAAATGCCGGCGGTTATGCCGCCCTGATCGAAGTGGAGGCCCTGGACGGCCAGAAAACCAAATACCTGCTCGACAGCGGCTGGTCCTACAAATGGACCGATGAGTGTTTTCGGCGCGAGGGTATCGATCAAATGCTCCGGAATCGTGAAATCAAGGCCCTGTTCATTTCCCACGAGCATTTCGACCACTACTGGGGGTTGCCGGTCACCCTCAAATACGACCCGACCATTCCGATTTACATTCCGGAGGGTTTCTATAAGGAAGGCATGCAGTACCTGAAAGACTCAGGGCACCAAGGCCCCCTGCACGTGGTCAAACCCGGCCTGAACAAGATGGTGCCCGGATTCGCCAGCTACGTGTTTGCCATCCCGATCATCTGCCGGGTATACGGCGAACAGTCGCTCTACTTCAACATCAAGGACAAGGGTCTGGTCAGTGTCACCGGATGCTGCCATCAGAGCATCATCCAGTTCGCCGAAACCGCTTACCAGGAGATCAAGTACGACAACGACAATCTCCACGGCATATATGGCGGGCTGCACATTTCACCGTTTGAAGACTGGGACCCCAAATACGACGACCTGGTGATCTCCCTGGGCAAATACGGCTTCGAAAAAATCGGCTGCAACCACTGCACCGGTATCGTATGCGCCAAGAAGTTCATCTCCGCCGGCTATCCGGTCGTCAAGGGTACGGCCCGTTTCCGATCCAAGGATACGGCCTACCTGGGCAACGGCGATACCATCTCTTTCGGCGTCTAA
- a CDS encoding CobW family GTP-binding protein, translating to MDRTHRTDPTKPATPAQTLHTLYPGDLFERPDDTLRAILRTIVVRTNFIPAVRHRIGWRGLNHCTTTRDAWTAKIADWQGVFGMLWEGSASSSDRLTGLFQLNYFPAPDEELVEDCSLRAAAWTQREDYLTLVRRFAELDELRDLFYIGDLQLTLDRSSLALGLNLRSDTWLASRAEDGVRAEVNGEAITLVAPGGWDQHLPAFKLARSFYEVLGASAAFCLETSPSYFCHRRRAGQIVRYWSDGRQLQQPDDTTEKHECRLAFFSPESASGSPADLQPGDVAVTWQPDQPLPTEWQSAPWWQSHMIGDFKSLDKQLLGIDDRPALIVLTGFLGSGKTTFLENFVAYQVQRDRFVAVVQNEIGETGLDGKLLGSDNLMVTEIDEGCVCCTLSGRLKPALHQLCSNFRPDFIVLETTGLANPMNFMEELITLSDLVRIDSVTTVVDGPSYLENRVAADIIADQIKSADILLLNKIDLLSSAQVTDVTAQLRRQNPHAAITPAIRGEVNPALLYSLDPREVPPTVGIHHETSAHHNHLDDQIRSCKITFAAPLNRDRFVHAIENRLPKSILRVKGIVFFSDATGPMVVQYVAGRYEISSFPDRWDDPGFLICIGQQILEERLDRLFQKCASPSSPDENDTRPYTSP from the coding sequence ATGGACCGAACACACCGAACAGACCCGACAAAGCCGGCGACGCCGGCCCAGACCCTTCACACGCTTTACCCCGGCGACCTTTTCGAACGGCCGGACGACACCCTGCGGGCCATCCTGAGGACCATCGTGGTGCGCACCAACTTCATCCCGGCCGTACGCCATCGCATCGGCTGGCGCGGGCTGAACCACTGCACCACCACCCGGGACGCGTGGACTGCCAAAATCGCCGATTGGCAAGGGGTTTTCGGCATGCTCTGGGAAGGGTCGGCGTCATCTTCCGATCGCCTGACCGGTCTCTTCCAATTGAATTACTTCCCGGCACCGGACGAAGAACTGGTGGAAGACTGCTCACTGAGGGCTGCAGCCTGGACCCAACGGGAAGACTATTTAACCCTGGTCCGGCGGTTTGCCGAGTTGGATGAATTGCGGGACCTTTTTTACATCGGCGACCTTCAACTGACACTGGACCGATCCAGCCTGGCCCTGGGACTCAACCTGCGATCCGACACATGGCTGGCCAGTCGCGCTGAAGACGGCGTCCGAGCCGAAGTGAACGGCGAAGCCATCACCCTTGTGGCGCCCGGCGGTTGGGATCAGCATCTGCCGGCCTTTAAACTGGCGCGTTCGTTTTATGAAGTCCTCGGGGCCTCGGCCGCCTTTTGCCTGGAAACCTCTCCCTCCTATTTCTGCCACCGGCGAAGGGCGGGCCAGATCGTCCGCTACTGGTCCGACGGCCGCCAGTTGCAGCAACCCGATGACACGACGGAGAAGCACGAATGCCGACTGGCATTCTTCTCCCCCGAATCTGCATCAGGATCACCGGCCGACCTTCAACCGGGTGACGTCGCCGTCACCTGGCAGCCGGATCAGCCATTGCCCACCGAATGGCAGTCCGCTCCATGGTGGCAGTCCCATATGATCGGTGATTTCAAGAGCCTGGACAAACAGCTGCTGGGGATCGACGACCGGCCGGCACTCATCGTGCTCACCGGCTTTCTCGGATCGGGCAAGACCACGTTTCTGGAAAACTTCGTGGCCTACCAGGTTCAGCGCGATCGGTTCGTGGCCGTGGTGCAGAATGAAATCGGGGAGACCGGCCTGGACGGCAAACTACTGGGCAGCGACAACCTGATGGTGACCGAGATCGACGAAGGATGCGTCTGCTGCACGCTCAGCGGCCGGCTCAAACCGGCCTTGCACCAATTGTGCAGCAATTTCAGGCCGGATTTCATCGTCCTGGAAACCACCGGCCTGGCCAATCCCATGAACTTCATGGAAGAGCTGATCACGCTTTCCGACCTGGTCCGCATCGATTCGGTCACGACGGTGGTGGACGGCCCGTCTTATCTGGAGAACCGGGTGGCCGCCGACATCATCGCCGATCAAATCAAATCCGCCGACATTCTCCTGTTGAACAAAATCGACCTTCTCTCTTCCGCACAGGTGACGGATGTCACCGCACAGCTTCGGCGACAAAACCCGCACGCGGCGATCACCCCTGCGATCCGTGGAGAAGTCAACCCGGCACTGCTTTACAGCCTCGACCCCCGGGAGGTGCCGCCCACCGTTGGTATTCACCATGAAACCAGTGCCCACCACAATCATCTGGACGACCAGATTCGAAGCTGTAAAATCACCTTTGCCGCCCCTTTGAATCGTGACCGGTTTGTGCACGCCATCGAAAACCGATTGCCCAAGAGCATCCTGCGCGTCAAAGGCATCGTCTTTTTCAGCGATGCGACGGGTCCCATGGTGGTGCAATACGTGGCCGGACGGTATGAGATATCCAGCTTTCCGGACCGCTGGGATGACCCCGGTTTTCTGATCTGCATCGGCCAGCAGATCTTGGAAGAACGATTGGACCGGCTTTTTCAGAAGTGCGCGTCGCCCTCGTCACCGGACGAAAACGACACGCGACCCTACACCAGCCCCTGA
- the gdhA gene encoding NADP-specific glutamate dehydrogenase, producing MQTIMEKIKARDPEQKEFHQAVAEVVETVRPALDAHPEYRHQKVLERLVEPERIIMFRVPWMDDRGEPQVNRGFRIEMNSAIGPYKGGLRFHPSVNLSILKFLAFEQTFKNALTSLPLGGGKGGADFDPKGKTDNEVMRFCQSFMTELYRHIGPDTDVPAGDIGVGAREIGFLFGMYKRLRNEFTGVLTGKSLNWGGSLIRPEATGYGCVHFAAEMLAVGGDALAGKTCLVSGSGNVAQYTVEKLIDRGARVVTLSDSSGHICDEAGIDAQKLAFVMRLKNVQRGRIQEYADAYPGTVFTPVDPTRSSNPLWEHAADCAFPCATENEINGEDARHLVAGGVRLVVEGANMPTTPEGIDHFLDAGVLYAPGKAANAGGVAVSGLEMAQNSMRLHWPREEVEGRLQMIMKNIHKNCLAAAERYGSPGNYLVGANVAGFIKVVDAMLDQGLV from the coding sequence ATGCAAACCATCATGGAGAAGATAAAGGCCAGGGACCCGGAGCAGAAAGAGTTTCACCAGGCCGTGGCAGAGGTCGTGGAGACCGTGCGGCCGGCGCTCGACGCCCATCCGGAATATCGCCATCAGAAAGTCCTCGAACGGCTCGTGGAGCCCGAGCGGATCATCATGTTCCGCGTGCCCTGGATGGACGACCGCGGTGAACCCCAGGTCAACCGCGGGTTTCGCATCGAGATGAACAGCGCCATCGGTCCTTATAAAGGGGGATTGCGCTTTCACCCCTCGGTCAACCTTTCCATCCTCAAGTTTCTGGCATTCGAGCAGACGTTCAAGAATGCGCTCACATCGCTGCCCCTGGGCGGCGGCAAGGGGGGAGCGGATTTCGATCCCAAAGGCAAGACGGACAACGAAGTGATGCGCTTCTGCCAGAGCTTCATGACCGAGCTCTACCGCCACATCGGCCCGGATACCGACGTGCCGGCCGGCGATATCGGGGTGGGCGCCCGGGAGATCGGATTCCTGTTCGGCATGTACAAACGTCTGCGCAACGAGTTCACCGGGGTGTTGACCGGCAAGAGTCTCAACTGGGGCGGCAGCCTGATCCGGCCGGAAGCCACCGGCTATGGCTGCGTCCATTTTGCCGCCGAGATGCTCGCTGTCGGGGGAGATGCGTTGGCGGGTAAGACTTGTCTCGTCTCCGGTTCGGGCAATGTGGCCCAGTACACGGTCGAAAAACTCATCGATCGGGGTGCCAGGGTGGTGACCCTCTCCGACTCTTCCGGCCATATTTGCGACGAAGCGGGTATCGATGCTCAGAAACTGGCTTTCGTCATGCGATTGAAAAACGTGCAGCGCGGCCGCATCCAGGAATATGCCGATGCCTATCCGGGAACGGTCTTTACCCCGGTGGACCCGACGCGCAGCAGCAATCCGCTCTGGGAGCACGCCGCCGATTGCGCTTTTCCCTGCGCCACGGAGAACGAAATCAACGGCGAGGACGCCCGCCATCTCGTTGCGGGCGGCGTCCGGCTGGTGGTCGAGGGGGCCAACATGCCCACCACACCGGAAGGCATCGACCACTTCCTGGATGCCGGCGTACTGTATGCGCCGGGCAAGGCCGCCAATGCCGGAGGAGTAGCGGTTTCCGGGCTGGAAATGGCGCAGAACAGCATGCGCCTGCACTGGCCCCGGGAGGAGGTGGAAGGGCGCCTGCAGATGATCATGAAAAACATCCACAAAAACTGCCTGGCCGCCGCCGAGCGGTATGGATCGCCGGGCAACTACCTGGTGGGTGCCAATGTCGCCGGTTTCATCAAGGTGGTGGATGCCATGCTGGATCAGGGGCTGGTGTAG